One segment of Lutra lutra chromosome 12, mLutLut1.2, whole genome shotgun sequence DNA contains the following:
- the LOC125082131 gene encoding nascent polypeptide-associated complex subunit alpha-like: MPGEATETVPATEQELPQPQAETGSGTESDSDESVPQLEEQDSTQATTQQAQLAAAAEIDEEPVSKAKQSRSEKKARKAMSKLGLRQVTGVTRVTIRKSKNILFVITKPDVYKSPASDTYIVFGEAKIKDLSQQAQLAAAEKFKVQGEAVSNIQGNTQTPTVQEESEEEEVDETGVEVKDIELVMSQANVSRAKTVRALKNNSNDIVNAIMELTM; this comes from the coding sequence ATGCCTGGTGAAGCCACAGAAACCGTCCCTGCTACAGAGCAGGAGTTGCCACAGCCCCAGGCTGAGACAGGGTCTGGAACAGAATCTGACAGTGATGAATCAGTACCACAGCTTGAGGAACAGGATTCCACACAGGCAACCACACAGCAAGCCCAGCTGGCAGCAGCTGCTGAAATTGACGAAGAACCAGTCAGTAAAGCAAAACAGAGCCGGAGTGAAAAGAAGGCACGGAAGGCTATGTCCAAACTGGGTCTTCGACAGGTTACAGGGGTTACAAGAGTCACTATCCGGAAATCTAAGAATATCCTCTTTGTCATCACAAAACCAGATGTCTACAAGAGCCCAGCTTCAGATACCTACATAGTTTTTGGGGAAGCCAAGATCAAGGATTTATCTCAGCAAGCACAACTGGCAGCTGCTGAGAAATTCAAAGTTCAAGGTGAAGCTGTCTCAAACATTCAAGGAAACACACAGACTCCAACTGTACAAGAGGAGAGTGAAGAGGAAGAGGTTGATGAAACCGGTGTAGAGGTTAAGGACATAGAATTGGTCATGTCACAAGCAAATGTGTCAAGAGCAAAGACAGTCCGAGCCCTGAAGAACAACAGTAATGACATTGTAAATGCTATTATGGAATTAACAATGTAA